The Acetobacter oryzifermentans genomic interval TCAGTTGCGGATAGTTGCGCAGCAGGAATGCAATGCCATCCGGACGATCATGACGTTTAGCAACAGGCGTATAACGCGCCCCCTTGGAGCGACGGCGCACAGGGTTGTTAGAAGGTAGAATTTTCAGCCGTGCGTTGGGGTCTTTTTCACAACGCTGGATTTCTTCCTGCTTGAGCTGGTGATTCGCAACCGGATCATACCCGACAATACCATGTGCCACTTCGCCATCAGCAATGGCCTGCACTTCCAGCGGGTGCATACCGCAAAAAGCGGCAATCTGTTCAAAACTGAGAGCAGTTTTTTCAATCAGCCACACAGCAGTTGCTTTGGGCATTAACGGTAGGGTCGTCATGTTTTTGTATTCCTGTCGTCGGGCGGCGCTTGCGCAGGCACCGGGAACTTGACGGCCCGGAACGTGTTCCGCAGGCCTGCGTGCCTGCCGGCGCGCATCTGTGCCACGATATGGGGGGAGTGGCAGCTTCAGGTCAAGCCGCAATACACATAACGGCCCAATATTCTACACATTAAATAAGGGGGAAACCGCAGTTTCCCCCTTGCTGGGCCTATATGGAATGTATTGGTAAAACTTCAGCAATCAGGCGGCTGTGGCAATAGATTGCTGAGGTTGCTGCGATACCTGATTTTTCTGCTCGGTTGTAACGGCACGTTCTTCTGGCGTGGTGCTGACAGTTTTAACAGGAATACGGCGCGGCTTAAGCGCTTCAGGAATAATCTGCTGCACCGTAATGCGCAAAAGCCCGTTATTCATTTCTGCGCCTGTTACTTCAACATGGTCCGCCAGTGCAAAGCGGCGTTCAAACGCACGGCGGGCAATGCCTCGGTGCAGGATTTCTCCTTCATCCTGCGGAGCATTAACGCGGCCAGATACAACAAGCGTGTTATCCTGCACCACCAGTTCTATATCTTCCGGCCCAAAGCCAGCTATGGCCATGGTAAGTGTGTAGCTATCACTTCCCGTTTTGGCGATATCGTAGGGCGGAAAGCTGGAGTTGCCCGGTGAGCGGGCCGCAGAATCCATAACCTGTGCAAGGCGGTCAAAGCCAATTGCCGTGCGAAATAGCGGTGTAAAATCGTAACTCATGTAAGAACCTCCTCGTTCAGCAAGGTTCTGCCGGTTTTGCCAAGACCCCCGAAGGCAATCGTGCCCGGCAGCGTTTTTTGGCGGAAACCCCATATGCGGGCATTTCCTTACCCCTGAACGTGGAAAGCCCCGCGCTCTTTTTCAAGAGGCGGGGCTTTTCTGCATACGCAAAGAACTGAAAAATCAGCCTTTTTTGCGGGTGCCAATACCAGCAAAACGCTTGTTGAACTTGGCAACCTGGCCCCCGGTATCCAGCATACGCTGCACGCCTGTCCAAGCTGGGTGAGACTTGGGGTCAACGTCCAGACGGAGCGTGTCGCCAGCCTTACCATAGCAGGAGTTCGTCTTGAATTCCGTGCCGTCAGTCATGACAACATTGATTTCGTGATAATCGGGGTGAATGCCGGGTTTCATGAAACTGGTTCTTTCGTTACAGCAGAAAGGGCCCGATACCGACCGGGCCAAGATTGCCGTGCATATAAACGAAATGCGTATGCTGGATCAACCGTTCATTTGCCTTGTTGGGCATGATAATGAAGTGAAGCATATAAAGGGCAAATAACAGCGTTTGTGCAGCATTTGTGTTACAGAATACCTTAAATATTAAGAAAAATGTGTCAATCTTGATACAGGGGCTTGAGGAAAAAGCAGTAAAACGGCTACCTCTGGGCGGATTTTTCAGTATTAAACAGGAATTTTTGTATGGCTGACCTTAAATCTCACGTCCATGCCCCAGGTTGGGTGGGCGAGTTCCGGGCGTTCATCATGCGCGGCAACGTTGTTGATCTGGCTGTTGGTGTTATTATTGGTGCTGCGTTTACATCCATTGTGAACAGCCTGGTAAAAGACATCTTCAACCCATTGATTGGTCTGCTTATCGGCGGGATTGATTTTTCCAACCTGTTCATCACGCTTAAGGGCCCGCATCTGGCAACTCTGGCAGAAGCCCAGAAAGCAGGTGCTGTTACACTGAACCTTGGCTTGTTCCTGAACGCCGTTATCCAGTTCCTGATTGTAGCCATGGCTATTTTCTGGATGGTTAAAGCCCTGACACGCTTGCATGTGCGTGAAGATGAAGAACCCAAGGCACCGCCGCCGCCATCCAAAACCGAAGTTCTACTTGAGCAGATTCGTGATGAACTGGCAGCCAACAATAAAGATCAGGCACCGCATCAGGGCTAATACGCCTTATGCCCGCCACCATTGGCTTAAAATGGTAGCTGTGTGATCTGTTCCCGGAAAGTGGGATATGGGATATGCTTCTTATATGAAGCGCTCCCGATCCGGCTTTCCGGTTTTTTTTCGTTCAGCAATAGGTGTTCTGGCCATTTTAGGGCTGGCAGGGTGCCAAAGCTCACGCGGGCTGAAGGTGCAGGAAACACCGCGCACATTGCTGTACAGTTACGTCATAGCCAATGGTATGGCGCGCGGGCGGATAATGACAGAAGATCTGCCACCTGCCCAAGTCTTCAATATTATTACAACAGACAGAAACGCGCTTTTGGCTATTCTGGCGTTTCGGGATAAACCAACCCGGCGCAGGCTGCGGAAGGCAGGCCAGAAGGTGGAAGATTTTATTGGCGCGGTGGAACAACCCACGCAGCCTCTTTCTCCTGCATTGTCTGGCGCCATTCTTTTACCACCACCACCAACATCCGGTTTCATGCGCTAGACATAAAAAAACGGAGCAGGGTGCATAACCCGCTCCGTTTTTGTTGGCTTATTGTTGCAAGGAAAAGCGTATCAGCTTTTCTGCTGCGCCGGGGCTGGGCCAGCCTTGGCACCACGTTTTAGTCTGCCTTCTCCCATAAACAGCAGCAGCGGCGCTGCAATGAAGATGGAGGAGGAAGTACCCACCACAATGCCGAACAACATGGTCCATGCAAAACCGGAAAGCGTAGCGCCGCCCCATAGCGCCAGCGGAA includes:
- the rpmE gene encoding 50S ribosomal protein L31; the encoded protein is MKPGIHPDYHEINVVMTDGTEFKTNSCYGKAGDTLRLDVDPKSHPAWTGVQRMLDTGGQVAKFNKRFAGIGTRKKG
- the mscL gene encoding large conductance mechanosensitive channel protein MscL → MADLKSHVHAPGWVGEFRAFIMRGNVVDLAVGVIIGAAFTSIVNSLVKDIFNPLIGLLIGGIDFSNLFITLKGPHLATLAEAQKAGAVTLNLGLFLNAVIQFLIVAMAIFWMVKALTRLHVREDEEPKAPPPPSKTEVLLEQIRDELAANNKDQAPHQG
- a CDS encoding DUF1013 domain-containing protein, which produces MTTLPLMPKATAVWLIEKTALSFEQIAAFCGMHPLEVQAIADGEVAHGIVGYDPVANHQLKQEEIQRCEKDPNARLKILPSNNPVRRRSKGARYTPVAKRHDRPDGIAFLLRNYPQLSDQQVVKLLGTTKDTIAKVRNKQHWNTPNIKPRDPVTVGLCSQTDLNAAVHEANMRLERDGQEIPAPVTDMESFSSSEN
- a CDS encoding Hsp20 family protein gives rise to the protein MSYDFTPLFRTAIGFDRLAQVMDSAARSPGNSSFPPYDIAKTGSDSYTLTMAIAGFGPEDIELVVQDNTLVVSGRVNAPQDEGEILHRGIARRAFERRFALADHVEVTGAEMNNGLLRITVQQIIPEALKPRRIPVKTVSTTPEERAVTTEQKNQVSQQPQQSIATAA